In the Pygocentrus nattereri isolate fPygNat1 chromosome 19, fPygNat1.pri, whole genome shotgun sequence genome, one interval contains:
- the LOC108410481 gene encoding lebercilin-like protein isoform X2 encodes MPVRHGIRKEEPHSACSSEDEEQEHCGQDEELTLHSPSDESSSSRTGLRYSSSTRRKKSSDRSCSSPSSKEKDKSSAALRLSSPSATCKKLIQKRPKGHNRSGHFYQWNRTRRVPRLPPIRLHPLDFPRQCIASAQQQHIKQLSSQVRDLQQQLSTASQENRLLRHLHSRHTVALQRVQDMQASLPQMLLQHSGEVRALQELLRSARTRNSTLSHRLRGTEAELLNTCDALRRLQQLSQDQSLEERETLTQRLSTLSTSLQIQNHRIQDLEKYLTLSNASFNRQLSAERRKTAEARELARHLEEEIKRLTQKLKGREKELEIRNIYSLRFLKGRKGGTKESKSVQTFSVSPSPAEAPTRPLQIEYLPEEHSPAEPQNQLRNYWEFYAGECADSFRREEKEEEMENEGEETTGTDTLQTDCRQHSSDHSDCDGHEDGSDGGTDGPKLEINTEQEEVTATPSQSSPSPSEQLGSADQSIQRSVVTPSPSTNKSPKKIRRHYVFKETTLNLHCGKPAYEHRHHKAKSSYALLDTGAYEPSFTPPAPNNTSLEKELFEVHVVEEKPDVNGDIGPKSSEQN; translated from the exons ATGCCTGTGAGACATGGTATCCGGAAAGAGGAGCCACACAGTGCTTGCAGTAGTGAAGATGAAGAACAGGAACACTGTGGTCAGGATGAAGAGCTTACGCTCCACAGTCCTTCAGATGAATCGAGCTCTTCCAGAACAGGGCTCAGGTACAGCTCCAGTACgaggagaaagaaaagctcTGACAGATCCTGTTCTTCACCATCATCTAAAGAGAAGGACAAGTCTAGTGCTGCGCTGCGGCTGTCGAGCCCATCAGCCACCTGCAAGAAGCTGATTCAGAAAAGGCCCAAAG GTCACAATAGATCTGGTCATTTCTATCAGTGGAACAGAACTCGCAGGGTCCCACGCCTGCCCCCTATCAGGCTGCACCCTCTGGACTTCCCCCGGCAGTGCATCgcatcagcgcagcagcagcACATCAAGCAGCTGAGCAGCCAGGTGAGGGATCTGCAGCAGCAGTTGAGCACCGCCTCACAGGAGAACCGGCTGCTGCGTCACTTGCACAGCCGCCACACAGTGGCACTGCAGCGCGTTCAGGACATGCAGGCCAGCCTGCCTCAGATGCTTCTCCAGCACAGCGGAGAAGTGCGTGCCCTGCAGGAGCTCCTGCGTAGCGCCAGGACCCGGAACAGCACCCTGTCCCACAGGCTGAGAGGCACAGAGGCGGAGCTCCTGAACACCTGTGATGCTCTACGGAGGctgcagcagctcagccagGACCAGAGCCTGGAGGAACGAGAGACACTGACACAGCGTCTTAGCACCCTCTCCACCAGCCTGCAGATACAAAACCACAGGATACAG GATTTGGAAAAGTACCTCACGCTGAGTAATGCATCGTTTAATCGTCAGCTGAGTGCTGAAAGGCGGAAGACTGCGGAAGCTCGAGAGCTGGCCAGACATCTGGAGGAGGAGATAAAAAGGCTAACACAAAAACTCAAG GGACGAGAGAAAGAACTGGAGATTCGCAATATCTACTCGCTCAGATTCCTGAAAGGCCGAAAGGGAG GAACAAAAGAAAGCAAATCAGTTCAAACATTCTCTGTATCTCCTTCACCTGCTGAAGCTCCCACTCGTCCACTGCAGATAGAGTACCTGCCTGAAGAGCATTCACCAGCAGAACCTCAGAACCAGCTGAGGAACTATTGG GAATTCTATGCTGGTGAGTGTGCAGACAGTTttaggagagaagaaaaagaagaagagatggagaatgaaggagaggaAACAACTGGGACAGACACACTGCAGACAGACTGCAGACAGCACAGCTCTGACCACTCAGACTGTGATGGTCATG AGGATGGAAGCGATGGTGGAACTGATGGACCCAAGCTGGAGATTAACACAGAGCAGGAGGAGGTGACCGCTACACCCTCTCAGAGCTCACCTTCGCCTTCGGAGCAGCTCGGCTCAGCAGATCAGAGCATCCAGAGGTCAGTTGTTACGCCATCACCTTCAACAAACAAGTCCCCCAAGAAAATCAGACGCCACTACGTATTTAAAGAGACCACCCTGAATCTGCACTGCGGCAAACCAGCTTATGAACACAGACACCACAAAGCTAAGAGCTCATATGCTCTTCTGGACACCGGCGCTTATGAGCCTTCATTCACTCCACCAGCACCAAACAACACCAGCCTGGAGAAGGAGCTGTTTGAGGTCCACGTGGTGGAGGAGAAGCCCGATGTTAATGGAGACATTGGTCCAAAAAGCTCAGAGCAGAACTGA
- the LOC108410481 gene encoding lebercilin-like protein isoform X1, giving the protein MPVRHGIRKEEPHSACSSEDEEQEHCGQDEELTLHSPSDESSSSRTGLRYSSSTRRKKSSDRSCSSPSSKEKDKSSAALRLSSPSATCKKLIQKRPKGHNRSGHFYQWNRTRRVPRLPPIRLHPLDFPRQCIASAQQQHIKQLSSQVRDLQQQLSTASQENRLLRHLHSRHTVALQRVQDMQASLPQMLLQHSGEVRALQELLRSARTRNSTLSHRLRGTEAELLNTCDALRRLQQLSQDQSLEERETLTQRLSTLSTSLQIQNHRIQDLEKYLTLSNASFNRQLSAERRKTAEARELARHLEEEIKRLTQKLKGREKELEIRNIYSLRFLKGRKGGTKESKSVQTFSVSPSPAEAPTRPLQIEYLPEEHSPAEPQNQLRNYWEFYAGECADSFRREEKEEEMENEGEETTGTDTLQTDCRQHSSDHSDCDGHGKSHKDGSDGGTDGPKLEINTEQEEVTATPSQSSPSPSEQLGSADQSIQRSVVTPSPSTNKSPKKIRRHYVFKETTLNLHCGKPAYEHRHHKAKSSYALLDTGAYEPSFTPPAPNNTSLEKELFEVHVVEEKPDVNGDIGPKSSEQN; this is encoded by the exons ATGCCTGTGAGACATGGTATCCGGAAAGAGGAGCCACACAGTGCTTGCAGTAGTGAAGATGAAGAACAGGAACACTGTGGTCAGGATGAAGAGCTTACGCTCCACAGTCCTTCAGATGAATCGAGCTCTTCCAGAACAGGGCTCAGGTACAGCTCCAGTACgaggagaaagaaaagctcTGACAGATCCTGTTCTTCACCATCATCTAAAGAGAAGGACAAGTCTAGTGCTGCGCTGCGGCTGTCGAGCCCATCAGCCACCTGCAAGAAGCTGATTCAGAAAAGGCCCAAAG GTCACAATAGATCTGGTCATTTCTATCAGTGGAACAGAACTCGCAGGGTCCCACGCCTGCCCCCTATCAGGCTGCACCCTCTGGACTTCCCCCGGCAGTGCATCgcatcagcgcagcagcagcACATCAAGCAGCTGAGCAGCCAGGTGAGGGATCTGCAGCAGCAGTTGAGCACCGCCTCACAGGAGAACCGGCTGCTGCGTCACTTGCACAGCCGCCACACAGTGGCACTGCAGCGCGTTCAGGACATGCAGGCCAGCCTGCCTCAGATGCTTCTCCAGCACAGCGGAGAAGTGCGTGCCCTGCAGGAGCTCCTGCGTAGCGCCAGGACCCGGAACAGCACCCTGTCCCACAGGCTGAGAGGCACAGAGGCGGAGCTCCTGAACACCTGTGATGCTCTACGGAGGctgcagcagctcagccagGACCAGAGCCTGGAGGAACGAGAGACACTGACACAGCGTCTTAGCACCCTCTCCACCAGCCTGCAGATACAAAACCACAGGATACAG GATTTGGAAAAGTACCTCACGCTGAGTAATGCATCGTTTAATCGTCAGCTGAGTGCTGAAAGGCGGAAGACTGCGGAAGCTCGAGAGCTGGCCAGACATCTGGAGGAGGAGATAAAAAGGCTAACACAAAAACTCAAG GGACGAGAGAAAGAACTGGAGATTCGCAATATCTACTCGCTCAGATTCCTGAAAGGCCGAAAGGGAG GAACAAAAGAAAGCAAATCAGTTCAAACATTCTCTGTATCTCCTTCACCTGCTGAAGCTCCCACTCGTCCACTGCAGATAGAGTACCTGCCTGAAGAGCATTCACCAGCAGAACCTCAGAACCAGCTGAGGAACTATTGG GAATTCTATGCTGGTGAGTGTGCAGACAGTTttaggagagaagaaaaagaagaagagatggagaatgaaggagaggaAACAACTGGGACAGACACACTGCAGACAGACTGCAGACAGCACAGCTCTGACCACTCAGACTGTGATGGTCATGGTAAATCTCACA AGGATGGAAGCGATGGTGGAACTGATGGACCCAAGCTGGAGATTAACACAGAGCAGGAGGAGGTGACCGCTACACCCTCTCAGAGCTCACCTTCGCCTTCGGAGCAGCTCGGCTCAGCAGATCAGAGCATCCAGAGGTCAGTTGTTACGCCATCACCTTCAACAAACAAGTCCCCCAAGAAAATCAGACGCCACTACGTATTTAAAGAGACCACCCTGAATCTGCACTGCGGCAAACCAGCTTATGAACACAGACACCACAAAGCTAAGAGCTCATATGCTCTTCTGGACACCGGCGCTTATGAGCCTTCATTCACTCCACCAGCACCAAACAACACCAGCCTGGAGAAGGAGCTGTTTGAGGTCCACGTGGTGGAGGAGAAGCCCGATGTTAATGGAGACATTGGTCCAAAAAGCTCAGAGCAGAACTGA